Part of the Pristiophorus japonicus isolate sPriJap1 chromosome 11, sPriJap1.hap1, whole genome shotgun sequence genome is shown below.
tgtgcgttagtgagaaacgatatggactcagaggatcaagatgttgaatcagtttgagtggagataaggaataagagGGGGAAAAAGTCGAtgatgggtgtagtctataggccccctaacagtagctacactgttggacggagtataaatcaagaaataatgtgcGAACTTCACATTGATTAAACAAAGCAAAttgcaatttaaatggagaaaaattgcaaagtgttgcagtacagagagacctgggggtccttgtgcatgaaacacaaaacgttagtatgcaggtacagcaagtaatcaggaaggcaaatggaatgttggcctttattgcagggggctagagtataaaagcagagatattctgctacaactgtacaggggttggtaaggccacacctggagtactgcgtacagttttggtctccatatataaggaaggatataccattggagactgttcagagaaggttcactaggttgattccggagatgagggggttgacttatgaagataggttgagtaggttggccctatatacattggagttcagaagaacgagaggtgatcttatcgaaacatataagataatgagggggctcgacaaggataggatatttccactcataggggaaactaaaactcggggaaatagtctcagaataagggcctgcacatgtaaaactgagatgagaatgaatttcttctctcagaaggttgtaaatctgtggaattctctgccccagagagctgaggagtctgggtcattgaatatatttaaggcagagatagacagatttttgagcgataagggagtaaagggtaatggggagcgggcagggaagtggaactgagtccatgatcagatcagccatgatcttattgaatgttggagcaggcacgaggggccaaatggcctaatcttgctcgtatttcttatgttcttatgttctaacagttTCCACCATTACAGGATCGGGGGCCCTGACTAACGATGATTATCACACATTAAAAAATATCCTTACTCTCCAGGTTGTTTAATGTAATTGCTGCATTATTGGGTCTGCCTCATTTCTTCTGCACAGCAATATTGTACTAATTGTTTTTCAGAGTTCACTCCCTGGTTTGATTTTCTGTTCTTCAATTTTCCCAACCTACTCTTTTTTATAATCTAGTGATCAAGTTCAGAGACCAATCTCAATCATATGATCAATTGCCAATTAGGAATGAATTAGAGAATATGAGGCCGTGGTTTGAAATCATTCAGAAGCTCTTACAGCTAACGCTCCCAACCAGCAGGATGCGAATACACAGCCCATATTAAACAGACAAATATATTTTGTTACCCGGCAACAGAAAAAAAATCATATTCTAATCTGTGGAAAGAGCAAAACAGAATTAGCAAACACTATTTCTTTTAAAGATGTGCCATTGTCAAATAATCCAACTGTATTTTTGAAGCAATTTTGCAATTATTAAGTTATATTTAGCTTTGTGTTAGGATCACTGCAGCCTGCCTGCAGCTACTGTGCAACAAAAGACTTGCACTTGTAGGCCTGAAATGTGCCTGTATTTTCTGGTAGGTATGGTGCAGCCCTGCCCTGTAGGAGGGTGTCATGGAGCAGTCCGTGTAGAACCACCTCCAACAGGAgatcatggggccaaaattcaggccttccagaaagctggtgcacttaCTGTATTTTAAGTGCTTTTACCGCCGTCTCGGAAGAGGTCGATCGATATTCAAGCCTTTGTCTTTTTTTACTCGAGCGGATCggatgtcggtcataatgggggcggtaagtgctggtgaggggcgcgagtggaggcgggatggattcccccaccgctgtcactcagcagcagatTGGTGGTGACGTCATTGTGTGTCTGCGTCACCATGTCCCtatcctccgttaaaggggagagaatcggtgaATCTAGAGGATCGGccactgggcccccagggagggtttcggccgggccaggggACACAATGGTCCGGCCGACATAAAATGGCGGcggcggcagtgggccctcgcctttaatggacgCCGCGCAGGCAGGGCTCacagagggaatgaaaggtgcaccgacagaaaaagctgacgGGGGCACCCCTCGGCGGGCATTAGATATTTCGGCCTGAATATCGACGGATGTGGGCGTACCGgcggtgcgcgcactgatgacgcacttacaGCCGCTCGGCAgctgcggggtggaagtggggactgtGGCCGCATTCccacggtaacgggccttatcgcgACCTTGAATTTCGGCCTCCATTTTTGTTGGGCTGTTTTATCCTTTATTTGCAGGCTCATGCCTGCACCTAGGGTTCCCTCTCCCTTCATTTTGGCAAGAACCaccttaagtgtcagctgtggctcagtgggtagcatatgcGCCTCtgaagcagaaggttgtgggtttaaatcccactgcagggacttgagcacagaaatctaggctgacactccagcgcagtaccgagggagtgctacactgtcagaggtgttgtctttcagatgagatgttaaatcgaggccctgtctgctccctcaagtgtatgtaaaagatcccatggccctatttcgaagaagatcacgggagttatccctggtgtcctggctgatatttatccctcaatcaagagaacaaaaactgattatctgatcattatcaaattgtgggagcttgctgtgtgccgattggctgctgcatttcccacattacaacagtgactacactccaaaagtgcttaattggctgtaagcactttgagatgtctggtgattgtgaaaggtgctatataaatgcaagtttttcttttctttctaatgACTGTCCCTTCAatgacaacaacttgcaattatatagcgcgtttaacatagtaaaatgtttcaaggtgtttcacaggtgcattgtcaaacaaaattggacattgagccacgtaaggagaaaatacgacaggtgaccaaaagcatagtcaaagaggtaggttttaaggactgtcttaaatgaggaaaaagaggtagaggggcggagaggtttagggagggaataccagagctaagggccgaagcagctgaaggcaccgcagccaatggtggagcgattaaaatcggcgatgcataagaggccagaatagAGGATCACAGAGATCGCAGAGGCTTATAGGGCTGgatgaggtcacagagatagggaggggcaaggccatagagggatttgaaaaccaggatgagaatttttagatcaaggcattgccggactgggatccaatataggtcagtgaacacagggctgatgtatgaacgggacttggtgtgagttaggatacagagaacagagttttggatgagttcaagcttatggggggtggaagatgggaagccggcctggagagtattggaatagttgagtctagaggtaaaaagGGCATcggtgagggttttagcagcagatgagctgaggcacagATAGAGATGGGCGATGCTATGCAGGTCGAAGTAGATGGTCTTGGTGGTGGAGAGGATatctggtcagaagctcatctcaagcACACATAGGAagccaaggttgtgaatggtctggttcagaacaacagtgaccagggagagggatggcgtctgttgctgtggaatggagtttgtggcggggacaatgaaaacaatggctttggccttcccaatatttagttggaggaaatttttgctcattcaggactggatgtcaggcaagcagcgtgacaaattagAGATAGTGGAAGTGTCGAGAAAGGTGGTGGTTAGgcaagctgagtgtcatcagcatacatgtgaaacctGACGTTCAGCCTGCTGATCGGGTAAAATGTCCTTTAATGGTCTCAAGGCTTTTTGAACTTTTtatccctatttaaaaatggaggcagacaaaaggcaggaatctatagaccagttagcctaacatctgtcattgggaaaatgctggagtccattattaaggaagcagtagcaggacatttggaaaagcataattcaatcaagcagaatcagcagttttatgaaagggaaatcatttttgacaaagttgctggagttctttgaggatgtaacaagcagagtggatatggggaaaccagtggatgtggtgtatttggatttccagacagcattcgataaggtcccactgcacaatataaaagttcacggggttgggcgtaatatattagaatggatagagtattggctaattaacagaaaacagagagtcgggctaaatggatcatactgttggcaaacagtaactagtggggtgctgcagggattggtgttgggtcctcaactatttacaatctttattattgacttgaatgaagggactgagtgtaatgtagccaagtttgctgatgatacggagatgggcgggaaagcaaattgtgaggaggacacaaaaaaatctgcaaaggaatatggacaggctaggtgagtggacaaaaatctggcagatggaatataatgtggggaaatgtgaggttatccactttggcagaaaaaatagaaaagcaaattataatttaaatggagaaaaattgcaaagtgctgcagaacagaaagacctggggttccttgtgcatgaaacacaaaaagttagtatgcaggtacagcaattaatcaggaaggtaaatagaatgttggcctttattgcaaggaggatagagtataaaagcagagaagtcctgctacaactgtacagggtattgttgaggccacacctagagtactgtgtacagttttggtctccgtatttaaggaaggatatatttgctttggaggctgttcagagaaggttcactaggttgattccggaaatgaggggttgacttatgatgatagttgggcctatactcactggagttcagaagaatgagaggtgatcttatcaaaatatttacatttcttaaagggcttgacacggtagatgctgggaaaatgtttcccctggctggggagtctagaactagggatcatagtcttggccatttaggactgaggtgagaaaTTTATTCGCTTaacgggtgatgaatctttggaactctctaccccagagagccatggatgctcagtcattgagtatattcagcactgagatcgatagatttttggatactaagggaatcaagggattatggggattgtgcaggaatgtggagttgaggtagaagatcagccaagatcttattgaatggcggagcaggctggaagggacgaatggcctactcctgctcctatttcttatgttcttatattcttataccgGAGAATTGAGTGGTATTTACATTTGAAATGTAGATGTAAAAGCAGTATAAATCAAATTAGAACTGATTTAACTTGAAAGTTAAAGTTGGCCCCAGTGTCTCAAAGTAAGAACCTCAGCGTAATAATCAAAGTTTGAAGGCACTTAtaacaagggcccaagtttcgggtagagttgttcctatttttttggagcatctagttaactttggagtatcttagaaatcgcaattctcagcatttagtttgctccagttctagtgagttagtttcgtTTGGTTTTAGTtcctttttttccaaaaggggcgttaccagccacttacacctgttttgcaagtttaggcaccgaaaagttactccaaatgaaCTTAGAACGGAGGAAGTGTCGATTttttatgctcagaaaaaccttgcgtacactttagaattaggcgcaggtagccagagagaggggcggaaagaAAAGTTAGagagaagttaggggattttccaaagcattaaacacttcacttttaaaagtaaagaaccatcatcaataataaatgataaataaatcaataaaacaataaataaaaaataaaaagtaaataaaaaatcatttaataaataaaaaataaaaagttcctacctcacctaccaaTTTGGAAGCACCTGGAgcctggccagggctaggggctgcatgctgcaGGCTGAAAATCGGCACTCTGGCTGCtccaggagcccatttggccagggctaggggctgcgtgcttcgggcccctcccacacagccagcagcacacagaatctgggggccaggagatACTGCGCACGTGCGTAGACTCCACTGCGTGCAGCTGcaggcactctttttggcccagggctgtagctctgccccccccccccccgctgttgtgCTGCATCGCACTGACTGCTGAAtaggcctgctgcactcggagaatcgcgaggaaAGTTTTTGGCGCGCTTTTCATTCCATAAaacaggcgggcctctcggaggtgcaccattctagcggatatcggaaacttgggccccaagagtgGGTACGATGGATGGCAAATGAACAGTTCCCTCAACGTCAGCAgcaccttcacgtataaaggaggcGGCTGCTGGAGTTCCATTGACTTGGCAGACCCTGATTTACAGAGCCTCATAAGCTGCCGTCCGATTAGAAAGCTCCGGTCTGGGCTGTTGATCATGTTCAGTACATCTGTGAGTTTGCATCATGCGTGAAACAGCGACTTGACCCGTGGATGCACAGGactgggggcgttcccagccacttacaccatttatgccaatttgtccagaaaaaagttgtactaaactaacttagggcagcgtatgtgtccacttttgttacagttaaggaatcggcgcaagtagctacatttaaagcaccaccaagcaccaaacaaagcacaagcagtaataagcaattaattaacaactaaaatagaaggaaccctgcccctaaagcaccaagaccaaagtaataagcaatcaataaataacaaattaaaaaatagaagggaCCCTGCACCTTAAGCttcaaatcaatcagtaaataacaaataaaaaatagaagtcctaccttagggaacgcagcgggccgccgatgagggagcccattcgaccagggggagggggggaggggagagcaggggggaaaggagagggggggagaggagaggagggaggtggaagtaccctcgtgatcaaatggtacaaatcctctggatcGTCTGGAGCCAGCCCCTGAGGATTTTGTTCGTCCGAGATACGGTGGATGTTCCCTCTGCTCACGTGCATCTGTTCCTGCTGTCGGGGCCGCTTACTGGGCTGCGGCGCGGTTACTCCCGTCCTCGCTCACAGAGGGCCTGGTTTCACGTTTGGGGCACCGATCTTGGAGGGCTTAGGTGATGACCGCTTActgatgacaatggtccacaaacccTTTTAGAGTCCTGTAAGAGTTTGGCACGTCGagactgatgtccggcatggcatcaaacacccgcgAGAAACCtcggttcatctggtcgagagttacaaacccagacccccagaaacccttcaggagttttacaatcaggtcagagttgacacaCCTGCAGAGCACGCTCTGGCCACTgacgagggagcccattcagccagggctagggatggcgtgcttcaggccccctcCTACACAGCctacagcgcgcgtttgcagaaacggcctgccaggagttactgcacctgcgcgcagactctagcgccgggacatagctccgcccccaatccattggcccacgctgcgccacgaccgaagagaggctggggagcgggcaGAATGCCGacatcttttttcggcgcgcttggagccggacaaaaacggcgcacctcgggtgagggcgccagaaaaaccggTTAGGGAAACTCTAACCGATAGAGTGCCTGGTGTACTCGATGTAAAAGAAAATATTCTGATATCCTGGCGTGCAGAGTTATGTCAGAATAATTGACAGTCTGTGcctgactgaacaagacgatgcctgaggagAAGAAACCAGCTTCGAAGAAGGGCGCCAAGAAAGCCATCACTAAACCCTCAgcgaagggcggcaagaagcgcagaaagtcgaggaaggaaagttactccatctacatctacaaagtgatgaagcaggttcaccccgacaccggcatctcctccaaggccatgggcatcatgaactcgtttgagaACAATATTTTCGAGCGCACcgtgggtgaggcttcccgcctggcccataacaacaagcgctgcaccatcagctcccgggagatccagaccgccgtgcgcctgctgctgcccggggagctggccaagcatgccgtgaccaagtacaccagctccaagtaaaactccacgctgtcctgacagaacaaaccacatattcaagagggagttagatatggcccttatggctaaggggatcaaggggtatggagagaaagcaggaaaggggttctgagggaatgatcagccatgatcttattgaatggtggtgcaggctcgaagggcagaatggcctactcctgcacctattttctatgtttctacatttctaaatGTGAGCAGTACCGAGTGTAAGAAGCAATCATTTTCTTGTCCCTAAAgcaaagtgttttaaaacacaattTTGTTGTGCCTTACTATAGAATTCAAAATGTATTTTCTGATTATGCCGATGTCTATTAGCATTTGAATTGTTAAATCGTTTAGCTGTTCGATTGGCTGAAAGGTACAAAGTACCATGCATTTTTTAGGGCGATGACGTTGGGATAGGACGAAGTGTATCCTGAGCGTTGGGATCccaactgtttctaatttacattaacaatttacATAATGAAATGAAAAGAGGTTAAATTCTCATACAGTGCCAAACGAATTGGAGCAGATGAATCTGAAGAGGCAACCAGCAGCTCCGAAGAGTTGgataaaataaaaaagcaagtgGAATACTGAGAGGTGAAATATAACGTGGATCAATTTAAGTTATTGGGGTAGATGTTGATCAGGTGGGTCACAGGTAGAGCGAGGCTGCCAACCACCTCCTGGAAGCAGTTTGAGGACCGAACCTTTCTTGTAGTTGGGCTGCAGTCACAATCCGTCTGTGAGATGGTCACGTGTTTGGATCATCTTGCTAATCTGAACAGACAATGCCAGGTGAAGTGTCGGGCAAGTGGGGGTTGGGGGCAGAGGTGGGGGAACTGACACTTTGTGAGTCCAGAGGGAGCCTTAAAATCATTTACAAacattgtttttcagtttttcgcagtgTCCTGCGTGCTGGTTCAGCAGCTCTACTTGAAGTGCCAATGGGCAGAACATGCATATTTCACACTGCAGCCATACGAAACATACCAATATACGAAAAATGAATGAAAAGGAAAAGacgatctggtccatcgagcctgtcccacacaattgcaatacattgtgcatcacaatatatacactccaccccacccgtaaccatgtggtctcctgggagaggcaacttCCCAGGATTAGCATTTCAAGATTGCGCCACGATCCAATTGTCATCATAGGACTCCTATTTCCATGGGCTGCCTATTTCCGGTGGATACCTTTGTTGGCCATTTGAAGGCTGCCAACACAGTGGCAGAGACCCAGAATTTGGTAGGGATGGGATAGTAAGTGCTGCGCTGCTATTTTTATTGCAATGTTCCTACATGGCAAGAGGGGATGAAATTTGGCCCCATTGAAAGGGGCAACGTATATACTCCATGAATGATGTTGAAATAGGTATAGTGAAATCAAAAGCAAAGGCCTCAGTGAATTTGGTGCTTACAAGTCCAATCATTGTAGATCAGCAATCACCAAAGCAAATGGAATACTGCACAACATGATCTGAACAGCACACATCAGAGGAACCTTTGTTTAAATAGTGTGGTGGCCTTGTCAGGCCACACTGGAATACTGAATTCAGTTCAAGTCGCTGAGAGACAAAGATGATATTTAAGTCCTAGTgccagtgcagagaagagccacatgATTAACGACTTGTTTCAGATGTTTAAGTTATGTGAAAAGACTGGAGAAACAAATAATTTCAGTCTTGAAAGAAAGAGAATGAGAAGGAACCTTGCAGATTAACTTTGCCCTGGCAGGACATATGTGACTTGCAACCACTGGCAATTAATGAAACCCCAACAACTCTGCTCCTGCCTGCAGTTATAttgctttctctctttgtttctcttacTTGAATGATGCAGGTTTAAAGATTCCAAACGCCatattgcataggattacataggatgtacagcacagaaacagaccattcggcccaaccagtccaggctggtgtttatgctccattcgaggctcctcccatctttcctcgtctaaatctatccgcataaccctctattcccttctccctcatatgctagtctagcctccccttaaatgcatctattctattcgcttcaaccactccctgtggtagcgagttccacattctcaccgggtaaagaattttcttctgaattccccaatgGATTTtttggcgactatcttatattgatggcctctagttatgctcttccccacaagtggaaacattctctctgtatccactctatcaaaacctttcataattttaaagacctctattaggttaccccttcACCCTTCTCGTAGCTGCTCCTTCATcggtggataaatcctaaatctaTGTCAAGATTTATTAGATTTGCAAATTAATGGGGAACATTCAATTAAACTTTAAATGTGGCTCACTTGTCTTGCCGGTGTGCAACTATGTGACCCACAGCGACATTCCTCTATGACAAAGACATTCATAAGGTAGTAAATGGTATAGAGAGGTAAATCTGGAGCCTTATTCCAAATTACTCTGTGACAGTGTACCAAATGGAGGAGGGGGCAACACGTTCAAACTCGCAAAAGGCAAATTTAGCACTGACATCAAGAAGATCTACACacgaagggctcaattttggcccaccccatttttcagcgcacttaccggagatgcgccgcttttctccgttcagaagtgcgtcaaaaaaaattcctccccactttaGCCGCTatccggcctcctccctgtggtcgtGCAGCATGGCCAATcgagttgggggtggagccagcgtgctgcgccgaaaacagtgccgggatgtctgcacatgcacagtggagtccggtgccgatgtccgcgcatgcgcagtagcgctgaaagttggcaattggccatttttaaagagatacGTAGCTGCATGTGTtttggtgcctgaaggagtgctgtggaACAAAATTAATTGCTGAATTCAAGAAGCAATGCTCTGTTTGTTAATATCAGTGCTGCATGCTTGCAAAAGTgtcagaaggagtgctgtatttctgaaaatcattgctgcatgcaaaataaggaatgTGTGTTTGGAAATATCACTGTGGGtcgaagagcattggaaaagtgctgagtgtctcagagcagctgcagctgcagcaatgcagcaagaacgaagaatttcttgcatgacgaagtggagatactagttaatatcattgagaacagatggcaggagctgaataccagcagaggtcgcacaaaagtgccacccatcgAAATGAAGATGCGCTGGAATCAAGTTGCAGTAGATTtctgcgcattggtgaacaccaagagatctggaagccagtgtaaaaaggaatggcacgaccttggtcaagcagttagtgtaagtaatattatcatttattcaatgcaattgcaattataaatgtgacccgctgtatatgtcccacccaacagaaacacAGCCtcgctaaaaagttgcattttcatctttgcagaagaaattgtctcacaacaaaagggaaaaggaggagacccgccaaatctgcaccaactgacacccttggaagagagggttgctgctttgatgggtcctacctggagaaaaacaatcagtactgcacaagctgggcccacatgcgagggagagggtaagtcctgaaaattcatggcgcttcaaatcaacctgctgcctggcctgccacGTGTGaggctactcatgccacccatcctgccccctcctctgctgctaaccatttgactgttctgttatattttgcagaacctgatgccaatcgtgaagatccagaagaagattcagacacggacgagcctgagcaCGAGAGCAACTTccaagccaaccctccagaccaacatggggggcagggggaggggatggagctgaatGAAGGGGACACTGTTgtactgaatcttgaggaggttGCGCTAATGGAGTAGGCATTGGGAGCCCCTTCCGTGAATAGTGGTTTGAGTCCTGGTGCgacatttcatggtttcccaccgtccgaggttgcgggtcccagtggtggtgggacgCAGCAtggaatacccagggccccaccgtccgaggttgcgggtcccagtggtggtaggACACAGCATGGAAcagccagggccccaccgtccctgcctgcgcctcccactggggggtgccgtgaggcagacccggggtgaggggaaggagaaatcgactaTGCTCTCCTGACATGTAGGATGCAATAGATGTGATTgagatcatggcattgagtggggagagcattgaccatacccgatcactcgtggacagcatcagtggggtgagtgatgaggtagcaggactgtcgggagaggtAACAGTAAAGGCACGGAAAATGGGAACGATGTcggggaacatcagtgagggaatagtgtccatgagggagggaatgtcagaggttgtggaaaggacgacactggcaatgacacaggccatgagggagggcatgtgtgagttagctgctgcaataagggagcacACCCAGTCCATGCGCCATTGACAGAATAAACTGGCACTCCCCCTGcagtccccacaccagcctctgaagagacccaagctgcgtgctccacattaacacctgcaccctgcccctcccccctcccccctccccccgctcccgggCCCCATCAC
Proteins encoded:
- the LOC139275904 gene encoding histone H2B-like; translation: MPEEKKPASKKGAKKAITKPSAKGGKKRRKSRKESYSIYIYKVMKQVHPDTGISSKAMGIMNSFENNIFERTVGEASRLAHNNKRCTISSREIQTAVRLLLPGELAKHAVTKYTSSK